ACCACAGTCAGTGGCAACAGGCCTTCACGCTCCTGATAGGCTTTCTATTGCCTATCGTAGATACCACTATCGTCTCGATCAATCGCATCCTTCGAGGACAATCACCCTTTATCGGGGGTAAGGACCACACGACACACAACCTGAGCTATTTGGGGTTGAGCGATAGCCAAGTGGCCTTGACATTCTCTGGAATATCGGTACTCAATCTGATCATCTGCTACATAATATTCCGTTTCATGGATACATGGAATTTGAATACCGGTCTGATCCTTTCGATCTATCCTCTTTCTATCTTCGTGGCCTTCTATGTGCTCTGCCGCAGACAGAGACATATTTACACGAACTGAAAATCCTTTTCAAAGCATGTCATTGCGCAATGTGTTGACCATTGTGTTCCTCCTTGTATGTGGAACAGGTCTCTTTTTCATCTTCAATTCATCCGTCTCAGAGGGCAAGGTCGATGCAGATAAGCAGTATCGCAATTACTTCAATGAACACTACAAGATATTTGCTGTCGACATACCGGACACATTCAGTTTTGCAGGTGAAAAGATGCCCCTACATGTGCATGATGTAAAGGAGCGATGGGACAGAGAACTGATGGTCAATACCTACTGGCAATCACAGTCCTTGCTCATGTTCAAACGTGCCAATCGATGGTTTCCGGTGATCGAACCCATACTGGCAGAAGAAGGGGTACCAGATGATTTCAAATATCTCTCGGTAGCAGAGAGTGGCTTGAGCAATGTGGTCTCACCGGCCAAAGCGGTTGGTTTCTGGCAGTTCTTGAAAGGCACTGCTCAAGAGTATGACCTGGAGGTCAGAGAAGGAGTCGATGAACGTTACAATGTGGAACTGGCCACACGTGCAGCCTGTGCTTATCTCAAAGAATGCAAAGAGAAGTATGGTTCATGGACTATGGCTGCCGCTGCATACAATTTCGGCCAACGAAATCTGGACAAACAACTGTCCAGACAAGAGGTCGACAATTACTACGACCTTCTGCTCAACGAAGAGACAGCCCGTTACATCTTCAGGGTGTCTGCCTATAAAGAGATCCTCTCTCATCCTGCCAAGTATGGATTCCACTTCAGGCCCAATGACCTTTATCGTCCATACCGCACTGAGACCGTCAAAGTGGATACCAGCATTACAGATATGGCAGCCTTTGCACGATCATTCGGCATCAACTATAAGAATCTCAAGATCCTCAATCCTTGGCTTAGGGACAATGTGCTCAGTAATCCAAGAGGAAAGGAATATCTCATCAAGATTCCCAGCGAGAATGAAGATGGATTCAGAAATGCGGAAGATTGATGGCCCACAAGCATGAGGTGATCGAACCGGAATACATCGAGGTCATCGGTGCTCGGGAGAATAACCTCCAGAACATCGATGTGCGCATTCCTCGTGACAAACTGGTGGTCATCACGGGTCTCAGCGGGAGCGGTAAGTCCAGTCTCGCCTTTGACACCCTCTATGCAGAAGGACAGCGTAGATATATCGAGACTTTTTCAGCCTATGCGCGTCAGTTCCTCGGTAATCTAGAGCGTCCCGAAGTCGACCAGATCACCGGATTGAGTCCGGTCATCTCTATCGAGCAGAAGACCATCAGTAGGCATCCGCGATCCACAGTGGGTACGATTACGGAGATCTACGATTTCCTGCGATTGCTCTATGCCCGAGCTTCTACGGCCTATTCATACAATACAGGTGAGAAGATGATCCGCTATACAGAGGATCAGATCACTGAATTGATCATCAAAGAGTACAAAGGAAAGAAGATCGCCTTGCTTTCTCCGTTGGTGAAAGGGAGGAAAGGACACTACCGTGAGCTGTTCGAGCAGATATTGAAATGGGGATTTCTCAGAGCAAGGATCGATGGCGAGATCCACGACCTTACTGACCGATATAAACTGGATAGGTACAAGATCCACGACATAGAGATAGTCATTGACCGACTCATCATGGAGGAGACCGATGAGAACCGTATCAAACAGTCGGTCAAAACCGCTCTGAAATACGGGAAAGGTATATTACAGGTCTTGGATATGGATAGCGAAGAGACCCGTTTCTTCTCCAAATTCCTCATGTGCCCGACTACGGGGATCTCATACTCCAATCCAGAACCCAATCTCTTCTCCTTCAATTCTCCTTATGGTGCATGTAGTAAGTGCAATGGCCTAGGCGAAGTGGCCAAGGTGGATAAAGTCAAAGTTATCCCAGATGCGAGAAAATCGATAAAGGCGGGAGGTATCGAACCCTTGGGCAAATACAAGGACAGCTGGATATTCCGTCAGGTCAAGGCCATACTCGAACAGTATGGATTCAAACTCACTACCGCCATCTCCGACCTGAGTGAAGATGTATTGGACAAGATCCTGTACGGGACCAATGAGAATCTCAAGGTAGAACGTACTGCAGGAGTGCATGACTACTCCATCAGTTTTGAAGGGGTGGTGAATTTCATCGAACGCCAAGCAGAGGATACCAGCAGTCGGACCTTGCATCGATGGGCCAATAGTTTCATGAACAAGGTCCCCTGCCCTACTTGCAACGGTGCAAGGCTGAAGAAAGAAGCACTCTATTTCAAATTGGGTGATAAGAACATCCACGATGTGGTGAGCATGGACATACGCCCCATGCTCCAGTGGTTCGACCAATTGGACAGCCAGCTATCAGAAAAGCAGAAAGTGATCGCCCGGGAGCCTCTCAAGGAGATCATCGCTCGGACCGGATTTCTCGTAGATGTGGGATTGGATTATCTCACCTTACAGCGCAGCGCCAAGACACTTTCGGGTGGAGAAGCCCAGCGCATCAGACTGGCCACACAGATAGGTAGTGAGCTGACCGGTGTGCTCTATATCCTGGATGAACCGAGCATCGGTCTCCATCAACGAGATAACCATAGATTGATCGACTCACTCAAGAAACTACGTGACTCGGGCAATTCGGTCATTGTGGTCGAACACGACAAGGATATCATGCTCGAAGCCGATCATCTCATCGATATCGGGCCAGGTGCAGGAAATAAAGGTGGGCGTATCGTAGGGCAAGGCAATTGGGACGAGTTCAATGGACAATCGATGACCTCGGCCTACTTGACGGGCAAAGAGACCATTCCGATTCCAGACAAGCGTATGAAAGGAAATGGAAAGAAGCTCACTCTCATAGGAGCCTCTGGACATAACCTTCAGGATATCGACCTCTCATTACCTTTGGGATGTTTTGTCTGTGTCACCGGGGTCTCTGGCTCAGGGAAGTCCTCTCTGATCAATCAGACGCTCTATCCCATCCTCAATAACTATTATTTCAAGGGAAACAAAGACCCCCTTCCCTATCAAAAGATAAAAGGACTCGATCACTTGGATAAGGTGATAGAGATCGATCAAGCTCCCATCGGTCGCACTCCCCGCTCAAACCCTGCTACTTACACGGATCTATTCGGTGAGATCCGCAAACTGTTCACCCAGACACCCGAGGCAAAGATCCGAGGGTATAAACCCGGTCGATTCTCTTTCAATACCTCTGGCGGCAGATGCGAGACCTGTAAAGGAGCAGGGAGCCGCACCATCGAGATGAATTTCCTTCCCGATGTACACGTTCAATGCGAGACCTGCAACGGTAGTCGATACAATCGAGAGACCCTGGAGGTCCGCTTCAAAAGCAAGAGTATCGCTGATGTACTGGATATGACGGTCAATGAGGCCTGCGTCTTTTTCAAAGACCATCCACGTATATTCCAGAAACTCATCACTCTGAAGAATGTTGGCCTGGGTTACATACATCTGGGTCAGTCTTCTACCACACTATCTGGTGGTGAAGCGCAACGCATCAAGCTCAGCAAGGAACTGTCAAAGAAGAGCACCGGAAGTACGCTCTATATCCTGGACGAACCTACAACAGGACTGCATTTCGAGGATATCAAACTTCTGCTCAAGGTGCTTCTCGAACTACGCGACCTGGGCAATACCATATTGGTGATAGAACATAATATGGACATTATCAAGATGGCCGATCACATTATCGATATGGGGCCTGAAGGAGGTCGAAATGGTGGAATGATCACCGCTGAAGGTACGCCCGAAGAACTCGCAAAAGAGGCTGAAAGCTACACGGCAGACTATCTTCGACTGGAATTGTGACGCCTTTATCTATAATTTAGCGCATTTGGTAGAGAAATCTACCCTAAACACAGAAACACACATGTCAGAGGACAGAATCGAAAAAGCGTTCAAGCGACAAGGTTGGAGTGACAACGAGATCATGACCAAGGATAGTTGGCAGATCTTCAAGATCATGTCCGAATTTGTTGAAGGATTCGAGCGTATGGGACGGATAGAACCATGTGTGACGATATTCGGATCAGCGCGTACCAAGTCTGATGACCCATATTACCAACAAGCCTCAGATATAGCTGAGCAACTGGTAAAGAATGGGTACGGGATAATCACCGGAGGAGGACCTGGTATCATGGAGGCCGGTAATCGAGGGGCCAAACAAGGAGGTGGGACCTCAGTGGGACTGAACATAGTTCTTCCTTTTGAGCAACACTCCAACCCCTATATCGACCCTGAGCGCATAATAGATTTCGATTACTTCTTTGTTAGAAAAGTCATGTTCATGAAGTATTCACAGGGTTTTGTAGTGATGCCTGGTGGATTTGGAACCATGGACGAACTCTTCGAAGCATTGACCTTGATACAGACCGAGAAGATCGCCAAGTTCCCCATTGTGCTCGTAGGAGTGGATTTCTGGGAACTGGGGGTCGAATGGATCAAAAAGATCTTGAGGGATAAGTATCATACCATCAGTCCTATCGACATGGATCTTTTCTGCTTAACCGATAGTACTGAGGAGGCCGTGGACCACATTGTGAAGTTCTACTCCAAGTACCTTCACAAACCCAACTTCTAATGAGAGTACTGATAATCAGCCTCGCTATTCTTATCTCATCATCTCTTTCAGCTCAAGAAGGTCTTCCCAGACCATTTCAAGAAGCCGATATCAATGGAGATGGATTCATTGCCATCCCTGAAGTACAACGGATGATAGATGGATTCTTCATCGGCACGCATGACCATGGCGTGATGTATATACATACACTCATAGACTTCTTCTTTGAGCAACCCTACAATGCTGAGGTCGAAGCCGAATAAGACATAAGAAGAGCGTATTACCTTTTCGCCTCTTGAAGGAATTATCCAACGAATTATAGAGACCTGGGCTGCATCTTTTTCCCATATCGATGAGTATCGATTGGAATTCATTGCTCTACGGTAAGTGTCGAGGATACTTGCCTACTGCATGTTGTAGGACCACTTGACTCCTTTATCGATCAAGTCGAAAAGCTCATCGTTGCCATCTTTGATCAATCGAGCAAAGCGGATATTGAGAGGCTCTATACGATCATATTCCGCTTCTAGGACGACCACACCGGTGCGATCCATGATTCCTTGCCTATCTGCTTCGGTGAATATGATAAGTTCGGTGTCCTGTATTGGTTTCAGGTCCTGATACTCTATCGGTATCAATTGTTGCCCCAGTGAATTCATCAATCCTGCCTTTCCATCCTCATGAATCACAGAGATGCCTTGTTCAAAAGGAGTCACACGATCGAACATGCCTTCCAGTTTCTCTCCATTCAGCCGTACGAATCCCCATTTATTCTTCTCTCTGAATGTGAGCACGGAATATCCATCATATTCCAAGTCATCATATGTGACAGCAAGAACCTCATTACCCTCTGCATCGATCAATCCCCATTTACCTTCATGATGAACGCGAGCATGACCATTGATGAATCGATAAGGCCTGAGATTTTCAGAAGAAATGGAATATCGAGGTGGAATCAATGTATCACCATTCTCGGAGAGATACCCTAGCATACCATCAGATGAGAAGGCGAGAATACCTTCGCTCGGAGCTCCCAATCTCTCGTAAATGATCGGTATGGTCAGCTTATATCCATGGGAATATAGACCGTGAAGCCCGTCTTTCTTCACCCGAGATAGCTCCCCTTGCCTATCCTCCACCCAATCATATAGAGCAGGTATGGTATATTTTCCAGCGGTATCGATAGCACCATAGAGCCCATCTACGCGTACTACAGCACTGCCATCATTGAAATCCGAGGCAAATTCAAAGGGTCTATTGAATTGAAGTTTCCCTCTCCAGTTCAGGAATCCGGACGTTCCGTTCCGCTCAAATGGTAGATATCCATAACTCGAGTTCCCTAACTCGTCATATTTGAAAGGAATCGCTACATCACCGAATCGGTCGATGGCTCCGAATTTCCCGTTCTTTTCTACGACCGCAAGACCTTCAGAGAAGATATAAGCATCATCATACTCCAATGGAATGATGACTTTCCCATTTTTGTTGATATAGCCACTCTTTCCATTCTTGGTGACTTTGGCCAGACCTTCATGGAAGTCCCCGATCTGATCATATGGTCGTCCATACGCCTGACCATCCACCCCGACCAGCACTCTAGAACTATCCTGTTTCATCACGAATCGCTTTCGGTCGAATAGATCGAGTATCTCCTCCAATTCCGCTTTGTACGGATTGCGGTTCATGGCTTTGATCATCCCAACCACCCGCTTCTTCGAATAATCTTGCAGTATGATCACATTCAATGCCTTCCAAGCATCATCTGTATGCTTATTCTCTGGAAAATCCAGTAGAAAATCCTTGTACGCTTTGAAAGTCCCTATTCTATCTACCCAATTGAAAATCGTATCGAAGGCCTGATCGGTAAATGGATTGGCCGGGAATTCCTTGACGAACTGTTTATATCCTTCCACATTTCCAGAAGACGTCTTGTCCTCAAAGAATCTCAGCGCATAGAGCGAGTCTGCCTGAGCCCTATGTTCTGAACCAGGAAAATCTATGATGAATTGTCTGTAGGATTCAAAGGTATCTGCTGCACGAGCACGCTCAAAGGCCCGTTCATTCCTCATCTCTACCACTTCTGGATATTTGGACGAGAACTTATAATTTGAAAGGAACGTACTGATCTGCTCATCTGTTGGATCCTCCATGAGATCCTCGTAAGCCCGCAATCCGATCCTACGTTTCAGATCCTTGATCGCGTTGCCATCGATCCCGACCTCCTTCAAGCGATCGATGTCTCTTGGAATAGCGAATTGATAGGCGCTATCAGCACTATTGCAGTGTCTCAAAGACAGATCGAGATCATAAAAGGGATTCTGCTTCTCGAAGTGAACCAGGCCTAGCCCGTAGTGGGCTCCTACAGGGTCTTTGAAAAGAATTTTACCGAATTGTTTCTTAGCTCCGTAGTAGTCCTTCTTTTCCAAAGCCTCCATACCTTTTTCCAGCCCACCGGCATACAGTGAAGTGGAAAATAGGAATCCAATGACCAATAAGGCCGGATATGTGTGTTTCAGTGTCAAGAGAATGTAGTCTATCGCACTGGAACTGTATACGATAAAATCGTGTCAGAGTTCCAATTGTGCGGGGCAATCATCGGAGGTCTTCCATGACCATCTGATATTCGTTGTCATCAGCAAAGAATTCGGCTCCCCTATCCAGCATCTCACGCGCCTCACCACGCTTTCCTTCTTGGTAGTATTCTTCTGCATAGGTCATGAGTCCATACTTGATCAAACGCTGTTGTTCATTGGCTAATCGCTCGATATCACCGAAGGTGGCCTCGAAGCTTTCCAAAGCCTCTTGGGTGCCGAGCATATCATTCAATTTCTTGAGCGTATAGGCATACATCAACCAACTGCCCGGACAATCGGGATCGAACTGGGTCATGTACTTGTAATAGCGTTTGGATTTTGAGAAATCCCCATCTTCGAGATAGCCCTCTGCAATCTCCATGCACTCTTCGCGGAGTTCTGAGATATAGTCCTTGTTGTCATAGACATATTGGGATTCCTTGTCTTTCTTTCTCCATTTGGCAGCGTATTTCAGTGCGTCACGGAATGCTTTGGGATAATCCTCCGCCATCTCCTCGTTTCTGGATATCTCGAAGTTGCCCATCGATATGAATAGATAGGGCATAGGCTCTTTCTTGGTATTATCGTTATCCGTCAACCGCTCGGCCTTTTTGATGAGTTTCTCATAGTCCTCATCGATGTAGAGCACCCAAAGGTCTTCGTACTCTTTCTCTTGAGCAGAGATCGAGGGTGAGACGTAGAGGAAAGCCAAAAGGAAAATTGTCAATAATCGCATGGTATTTCGTTTGTTCGCTAGCAAGGATATCAAATTCGATGCCTAAATTCATCGATCGTCTATAGGGGCTGAAGTTAACCTTTGATTTCTGATACGTGAGAATAGACATCATCACCATTTTCCCCGACCTTTTACACGGTCCTTTTCAAGAAAGCATTATCAAACGTGCTCATCAAAAAGGCTTGGCCGAGATCCACATCCATGACCTGAGAGCATTCAGTCAGGACAAACACCGTAGAGTGGATGACTATCCCTATGGAGGAGGAGCAGGCATGGTCATGACCATCGACCCGATCTACCGATGTATCCAATCGCTCCGATCGGAACGGGACTATGATGAAGTCATCTTCATGACGCCTGACGGGATCACATTGGACCAATCGTTGTGCAATACGCTATCCACACGTCAAAATCTCATCATCCTTTGCGGTCACTATAAAGGCATCGACCAGCGCATTCGCGATCATCTCATCACGATGGAGATATCCATTGGTGATTATGTCCTATCAGGAGGAGAACTAGCTGCAGCTGTGCTGTGCGATTCTGTTATCCGCCTGATACCAGGGGTCTTGGGAGATGAGACATCAGCTCTGAGCGATTCTTTTCAGGATGGGCTGTTGGCCCCTCCGGTCTACACCCGCCCTGAGAATTATGAAGGATGGGTCGTTCCAGAAGTACTACTCTCAGGGCATGAAGCGAGAATAGAGGAATGGAGGCATGAAAAGGCTGTGGAGCGGACCACCAATCGAAGACCGGACCTGATTGAAAATCTAAAGAACGATGATCATAGTCAACACTGAGACCATTGCAGGACATAAGATAGCGCAGACGCTCGGAATTGCACGTGGAAGCACCGTACGTACACGTAACATCGGTAGGGATTTCTTTGCCGGTCTGAAGAATATTGTAGGTGGCGAGATCGAAGAATACACCAAACTTCAAGCCCATTCCCGGGAACAGGCAATTCAGCGTATGATTTCCGATGCAGAGAAGATGGGAGCAGATGCCATTGTAAATGTCCGATTCTCTACCGCAACCGTGATGCAAGGTGCGGCTGAGATCCTCGCCTATGGAACTGCGGTGAAACTGAGGACATCCTGACCCTCTACCCTGTCCTAAAGAGTTTACTTTGCCGGTAGATGCGATCACCAGCGATCTTTTTCCATATCGGTCTAGGCAAAACAGGGACCACCTTCTTACAGTATAGGGCCTTTCCCAAGTTCAAAGGGATAGAATACATCCAGCGCACCCGCTATGCCCGGGCCAAAGAGATCATCAACGCATCATCTGCTCAGAAATTCTTCATCTCCTACGAATGCGACCAACAACTGGAACGGGTGGCGAAAGACTGGGCGAAGGACTATCCTCAGACTACGCCTATCATCGTTTTCAGAAGACATGATTCCTGGATCGCCTCTCAATTCAGGAGGTTTGTGAAGAACTGCCACGTCAGGCGATTTGACGAACTACTCGTTCCGGGAACGGATCAAGGCCTATTCAATGACCAAGACCTACAATACGGTGCAATGGTCCGAATGTTGGACCATCTCTTCGACAAAAAACCGATCGTATTGCTCTATGATGATCTGAGAAGAGACCCAGAGAAGTTCATCTCATTTCTAGCAGAATCCATGCAATGCACGATAGATATCGATGAGGTGGATTTTTCTCGAAAACACTCCTCCTATTCTGAGAAGCAATTGAAAGGACTGATGGCCACACAGCGCTATATCGATCTTCGTAAAAAGGTGGTATTAAAGAACAAGGTACTCGAGTTCTTTCGAAAAACAGCAGTCAACGGAACCCGATATCTGATCCTGTTCCTCGCTGGGCTGATGCCTGATTCATGGTTCACTGATGGTCCATTGGTCAAGGAGGAAGTCCTCCAAGCTGTCAGAGATCATTACCAAAAAGACTGGGAACACATCCTCTCCATTGCTCAAAGAGTTGATAATCCTGTTCTGATTGATCCTTAACTGTTTTCTTTGTAGCCGTTTTCGAAGAAATCAGTCGACCATGCCCTTGCAGAATTCTACCCCACAGTCTGATAATCAAGCCAGTGAACCAGCCTCTCAGAGCGACTGGGATTGGTTGGACTTCGACCTGATGGATGTGGCCGTTACCTATGGATTGCCATTGGCCAAAGCCTTGGCTGTCCTACTCATCGGACTTTGGATCATCAAGTTGATGACCAAGGTGATGAGAAGGTATATGTCTCGTAGTAAGCTGGATGATTCATTGCGATCATTCCTGATCAGCATCGTCAGTAATCTTCTCAAAGTACTACTCCTGATTTCAGTGCTCGGGATGCTCGGTGTGGAAATGACCTCATTCATCGCACTGCTCGGTGCGGCCGGCTTGGCTATAGGAATGGCTCTGAGCGGTACCCTACAGAACTTTGCTGGGGGTGTCATGCTGCTGATCTTCAAGCCTTTCACAGTGGGTGATCTGATCACTGCTCAAGGGCATACCGGGACGGTCAAGGAGATCCAGGTCTTTGTGACCATCCTTCTCTCACCGGATAATAAGACCATCCTTATCCCTAACGGTCCGCTTTCCAATGAGGACATCATCAATTTCACCAAGGAAGGATTGATAAGGGTCGATCTGACGATAGGAATCGGTTACGGAGAGGATATCAAACAGGCCCGTAAGGCCCTGATGGCCGTAATGGAGGCCCATGAATTGGTCCTCCGAGAGCCTGCACCCTTTGTAGGAGTCTCAGAATTGGGAGACAGCTCGGTCAATCTGGCCGTTAGACCTTATTGCAGACCAGAACATTATTGGGCTGTCTATTTCGACATCTATGAGCAAGGGAAAGAAGCCCTGGATGCTGCCGGAATAGAGATCCCTTTTCCACAATTGGATATACATCAGAAATGAACGAAGAGAAAAAGAACCCCGCACTGCGACCGATCATCGATGAGAAAGGGCGGAACGAAAGCCCCATGCTACCTGAGGAGATCAAGAATTTCCTTATAGATATCGATGGCACCATCACCGATGACATACCCAATGAAGAACCCGAACGCATGGTCACTTGTGAGCCCTATGAAGATGCGCTGGAGACATTGAATCGCTGGTATGATCAAGGACACATCATCACATTCTTCACTTCTCGAACCGAGGAGCACCGGGAGATCACGGAAGAGTGGTTGGACAGGCACGGCTTCAAATATCATGGCCTCCTCGTAGGCAAACCGCGCGGAGGAAACTATCACTGGGTAGATAATCATATGGTGCGCGCTACCCGTTTCACAGGGAATTTCACTGACTTGATCGTCAAAAGCAAAAAGATCGAAGTATTCGATAACGGTGACGAAGAGTAAACTCACCATTGAGCCTTGACGTCATCGAACGCTAATTGAAAACACATCTTATGATAGAGATCACACTTCCAGACGGATCCGTCCGACAGGTAGAATCAGGAACTACCCCCATGGACATCGCCCTGTCTATCAGCGAAGGGTTGGCGCGCAATGTTCTGGCCGCCAAGGTAGATGATGAAGTGGTGGATGCAGACAGCGCGATGGCAGCAGATGCAAGACTCCATCTCCTGACCTGGAATGATCTCGAAGGTAAAAGCACCTTTTGGCATTCTTCGGCACACCTGATGGCCGAGGCTATTCAGTCCTTTTATCCAAAGGCCAAGTTTGCCATCGGCCCGCCTATCGAGACCGGCTTCTACTACGATATCGATTTCAGGGATGAGACCCTTACTGAAGCCGACCTATCCAAGATCGAGAATAAAATGCTCGAACTCGCTCGACAGAAGAACTCCTATGAACGAAAAGAAGTCTCGAAGAGCGATGCTATAAAGTTCTATCAAGAGCAGGACAATCCATACAAACTCGAGCTGATCGAGGACCTCGAGGACGGAGAGATCACATTTTATACCCAAGGAGAATTCACCGACCTCTGCCGCGGACCACACATCCCCGATACCGGACGAATCAAGGCTATCAAACTCCTCAATATAGCTGGTGCTTATTGGAGAGGAGATGAGAAGAATAAGCAGATCACCCGGGTATATGGCGCCACCTTTCCAAAGAAAAGTGAACTCACAGAATATCTCCATCGACTGGAGGAAGCCAAAAAACGAGACCACCGAAAACTGGGGAAAGAACTGGGACTATTCACCTTTTCAGAGAATGTAGGTCAAGGCCTTCCTCTCTGGCTCCCAAAAGGCACTGCTCTCAGAGAGCGCTTGACAGACTTCTTGAAAAGAGCCCAGGACAAGATGGGCTATCAACAAGTGATCTCACCTCATATCGGGAACAAGAAGCTCTATATCACGTCCGGTCACTATGAGAAATATGGTGAGGATTCATTCCAGCCTATCAAGACACCCGTACAGGATGAGGAATTCTTCTTGAAGCCGATGAACTGTCCGCACCATTGTGAGATATTCAAGTCCGAGCCTCATTCATACAGGGACCTACCTGTGAGATTGGCAGAATTCGGAACGGTATATAGATATGAGCAGAGTGGTGAACTACACGGTCTGACCCGTGTACGAGGCTTCACGCAAGACGATGCCCACATCTTCTGCACCCGGGATCAGGTCAAAGATGAATTCAAGATGGTCATCGACCTGGTAATGATGGTGCTCGGAGCTCTGGATTTCACAGAATATACAGCGCAGATCTCACTGCGTGACAAGGAGGATAGAAGCAAGTACATAGGCAGCGATGAGAACTGGGAAATGGCAGAACAGGCCATCATAGAGGCCGCAGAAGAAAAAGGACTGGACACAGTGGTGGAGTATGGCGAAGCCGCTTTCTATGGACCCAAATTGGATTTCATGATCAAAGATGCCATCGGACGGAAGTGGCAGTTA
This genomic window from Flavobacteriales bacterium contains:
- a CDS encoding lytic transglycosylase domain-containing protein, translated to MSLRNVLTIVFLLVCGTGLFFIFNSSVSEGKVDADKQYRNYFNEHYKIFAVDIPDTFSFAGEKMPLHVHDVKERWDRELMVNTYWQSQSLLMFKRANRWFPVIEPILAEEGVPDDFKYLSVAESGLSNVVSPAKAVGFWQFLKGTAQEYDLEVREGVDERYNVELATRAACAYLKECKEKYGSWTMAAAAYNFGQRNLDKQLSRQEVDNYYDLLLNEETARYIFRVSAYKEILSHPAKYGFHFRPNDLYRPYRTETVKVDTSITDMAAFARSFGINYKNLKILNPWLRDNVLSNPRGKEYLIKIPSENEDGFRNAED
- the uvrA gene encoding excinuclease ABC subunit UvrA yields the protein MAHKHEVIEPEYIEVIGARENNLQNIDVRIPRDKLVVITGLSGSGKSSLAFDTLYAEGQRRYIETFSAYARQFLGNLERPEVDQITGLSPVISIEQKTISRHPRSTVGTITEIYDFLRLLYARASTAYSYNTGEKMIRYTEDQITELIIKEYKGKKIALLSPLVKGRKGHYRELFEQILKWGFLRARIDGEIHDLTDRYKLDRYKIHDIEIVIDRLIMEETDENRIKQSVKTALKYGKGILQVLDMDSEETRFFSKFLMCPTTGISYSNPEPNLFSFNSPYGACSKCNGLGEVAKVDKVKVIPDARKSIKAGGIEPLGKYKDSWIFRQVKAILEQYGFKLTTAISDLSEDVLDKILYGTNENLKVERTAGVHDYSISFEGVVNFIERQAEDTSSRTLHRWANSFMNKVPCPTCNGARLKKEALYFKLGDKNIHDVVSMDIRPMLQWFDQLDSQLSEKQKVIAREPLKEIIARTGFLVDVGLDYLTLQRSAKTLSGGEAQRIRLATQIGSELTGVLYILDEPSIGLHQRDNHRLIDSLKKLRDSGNSVIVVEHDKDIMLEADHLIDIGPGAGNKGGRIVGQGNWDEFNGQSMTSAYLTGKETIPIPDKRMKGNGKKLTLIGASGHNLQDIDLSLPLGCFVCVTGVSGSGKSSLINQTLYPILNNYYFKGNKDPLPYQKIKGLDHLDKVIEIDQAPIGRTPRSNPATYTDLFGEIRKLFTQTPEAKIRGYKPGRFSFNTSGGRCETCKGAGSRTIEMNFLPDVHVQCETCNGSRYNRETLEVRFKSKSIADVLDMTVNEACVFFKDHPRIFQKLITLKNVGLGYIHLGQSSTTLSGGEAQRIKLSKELSKKSTGSTLYILDEPTTGLHFEDIKLLLKVLLELRDLGNTILVIEHNMDIIKMADHIIDMGPEGGRNGGMITAEGTPEELAKEAESYTADYLRLEL
- a CDS encoding TIGR00730 family Rossman fold protein, which translates into the protein MSEDRIEKAFKRQGWSDNEIMTKDSWQIFKIMSEFVEGFERMGRIEPCVTIFGSARTKSDDPYYQQASDIAEQLVKNGYGIITGGGPGIMEAGNRGAKQGGGTSVGLNIVLPFEQHSNPYIDPERIIDFDYFFVRKVMFMKYSQGFVVMPGGFGTMDELFEALTLIQTEKIAKFPIVLVGVDFWELGVEWIKKILRDKYHTISPIDMDLFCLTDSTEEAVDHIVKFYSKYLHKPNF
- the trmD gene encoding tRNA (guanosine(37)-N1)-methyltransferase TrmD, encoding MRIDIITIFPDLLHGPFQESIIKRAHQKGLAEIHIHDLRAFSQDKHRRVDDYPYGGGAGMVMTIDPIYRCIQSLRSERDYDEVIFMTPDGITLDQSLCNTLSTRQNLIILCGHYKGIDQRIRDHLITMEISIGDYVLSGGELAAAVLCDSVIRLIPGVLGDETSALSDSFQDGLLAPPVYTRPENYEGWVVPEVLLSGHEARIEEWRHEKAVERTTNRRPDLIENLKNDDHSQH
- a CDS encoding YbjQ family protein, translating into MIIVNTETIAGHKIAQTLGIARGSTVRTRNIGRDFFAGLKNIVGGEIEEYTKLQAHSREQAIQRMISDAEKMGADAIVNVRFSTATVMQGAAEILAYGTAVKLRTS
- a CDS encoding mechanosensitive ion channel, whose amino-acid sequence is MDVAVTYGLPLAKALAVLLIGLWIIKLMTKVMRRYMSRSKLDDSLRSFLISIVSNLLKVLLLISVLGMLGVEMTSFIALLGAAGLAIGMALSGTLQNFAGGVMLLIFKPFTVGDLITAQGHTGTVKEIQVFVTILLSPDNKTILIPNGPLSNEDIINFTKEGLIRVDLTIGIGYGEDIKQARKALMAVMEAHELVLREPAPFVGVSELGDSSVNLAVRPYCRPEHYWAVYFDIYEQGKEALDAAGIEIPFPQLDIHQK
- a CDS encoding phosphoheptose isomerase; the encoded protein is MNEEKKNPALRPIIDEKGRNESPMLPEEIKNFLIDIDGTITDDIPNEEPERMVTCEPYEDALETLNRWYDQGHIITFFTSRTEEHREITEEWLDRHGFKYHGLLVGKPRGGNYHWVDNHMVRATRFTGNFTDLIVKSKKIEVFDNGDEE